The sequence below is a genomic window from Campylobacter concisus.
GTATTGGCTCATAGATATCAAAGCTAAGCGCCGAAATACCACCTTCTTCTCTTACGATTCCAACAAAAGTGATGAGCGCACCGCAGTTTTTATCCTTAAAGCGTTCATACCACTCGTTTGTGATGCTTTGAACATCTAAGCTTCCATTATAAATTTGCATCTTAGCCTCCACAAACTGGCGGCAAAATAGAAATTTTATCGCCTGATTTAAGAGCAAAATTTATATCGCTTACGATCTCGTCATTTACGGCAACCGCACAGATATTTAGCCATTTTTTAAGCTCTTCTTTCTCACTTAAAGCCTCTTTTACTTCGCCTAAATTTTTTGCTTCTACTTTGATATTTTCAAGCCCGATAGGCCCAAGAAATTCGATCTCTATCACGTTTTATCCTTTGAGATTTTTGCTGATTTTACTTAAAAATAAATTTAGATATACTTATTTAAAAATTTAAAAAGCGAGCAAAAATGAACGAAATTTTAAAGAGCATAAAAACCCCAGCCTACGTCTGCGAAGAGGCAAAAGTACGTAAAAATTTAGAGCTTTTAAAATATGTCAAAGAGCAAAGCGGAGCTAAAATTTTAGTCGCACTCAAAGGCTTTGCATTTAGCGGAGTGATGGACATGGTTGGCTCTTATCTTGATGGTGCGACTTGCAGTGGGCTTCATGAGGCAAAATTTGCAAACGAATACGTAAAAGGCGAGATCCACACGTATAGTCCAGCGTTTAAAGAGGAGGATTTTGATGAAATTTTAAAAATTTCAAAGCACATCACATTTAACTCTTTTGCTCAGTGGCAAAAATTTAAGGGTATTGCCCTAGAAAATGGTATCATCTGCGGCCTGCGCGTAAATCCAGAGGTCTCGCTAGCCCCAACTGACAGCTACAATCCATGCGGTAAATTTAGCAGGCTTGGCATCACGAGAGCAAATTTTAAACCTGAGCTTCTTGATGGCATTAGCGGGCTACATTTTCACGCGCTTTGCGAGGAGAGTGCGAGTAGCTTGCAGACCGTGCTAGAGGCGTTTGAGGAGAAATTTGGCGAGTTTATCCCAAAGATGAAATGGATAAATATGGGCGGAGGACATCACATCACGAGGGCTGATTACGATGTGGAACTGCTTATAAAAATAATTAGGCGCTTCCGCGAAAAATACGGCGTAGAGGTCTATCTGGAGCCTGGCGAGGCTGTGGGCTGGCAGACTGGCTTTTTGATAAGCAGCGTGCTTGACATCGTGCATAACGAAAAAGATATCGCCATCCTTGACACCTCGGCTGAGGCGCACATGCCTGATACCGTGCTCATGCCTTACCGTCCAGCAGTTAGAGGTGAGAGTGAAAATGGCAAATTTGCTTATAGATTTGGTGGTAATACCTGCCTGGCTGGCGATATAGTGGGGCTTGAAGCGGACGATGCGGAGTATAAATTTGATAGTGAGCTAAAAATCGGTGACCGTGTCATCTTTGAAGATCAAATTCACTACACTATTGTGAAAAATACGACATTTAATGGCATTAAGTTGCCTGACCTTGTCCTTTTAAAAGAAAATGGCGAAGTTAAAATGATCCGCGAATTCGGATATGAAGAGTATAAACGCAGAAACTAATCACTGGTGTTTTGGCTAGCTTTTGGCTGCTAAATACTGAGAATTTTTCTACACGGATTAGTATCAATAAATTTTGGCAAATTTATCTATCTTTGCACTCTTTTGCAAGTTGTATTCGGTTTCATTTGCGATACTTTGAGCTAATTCTTTAGCGAAAATCACTTATAAAGCCAAAAGTTATATCCATACCAGCAGCCACACCTGAAGCCGTGTAAAATTTATCATCTTTTACTTAGTTGGCGTGCAATTGTCACTACAGCCTTGCCGCAACTTTTTACCCGCTCAAATGATCTTTTATTTGATGTAGCTTTTAGTCCGTCAGGCACTCCAGCGCGAACTAGTAAAGCTGAGCCAGTGTAGAGACTAAGGCAAAAATTTGAAGCCAGAATACACTCCTTAGGATTTGATATCAACTCGTTGTCATTAAAACTAGGACCTCATAATCATCAAAAAAGAAGACAAAATAGATTCATTGCTCTACTTTTTGGATAGAAATTTTAAAAATCTTTGGTGTTTTCGTTTACATTTTAAAAGCAAAATCTGAAATAACTTTAACTATAAAATAGGATGAATTTAGATTTAATATTCTTATAAAAATTAACAAAGCTTAAATATTTTTTATAAAATTTTTAGTAATCTTTTTTGCTAAGGTTTGCTTGTGATTAGCTCTGATATAATAGCAACCAAAATAGCGTAGCTATGCGATTTAACGTATTTAACCAATACTTAAATTGTTTAAGCTCAAATTCATAAAGGACTACAATGACGAGAATTCTTACTCTGCTTTTTACATTATTTGTAACAGCAATGGCAACTCAAGGACCAACTGGCGTCAATCAATATAATAGTGCCATTTGGGCGGCTGAAAGGATAGAAAATATCAAGCCATACGAACAAGGTTTGGGGCCGATATTTACTTTTATCCAAGGTAATGATTATTTTGCAATAGCAGCACTTTCTATCATTTTGGCTGTTATTGGAGCATTTGCATTACACTTTTTAATCATTGGACCAAAACATTTTAGTCATGATGGTAAAAAGGTATTTGCTTTTTCATTGATCATACGTATAGCTCATGGTTTGGCAGCGATCTCATGGATCATTTTAGTACCAACTGGTATCATCATTATGTGGGGTGCAGAGCTTGGCGGTGGAACATTTGTGCGTTTCTGTAGATACTTGCACGATACAGCAACTGTGATCTTTGCTGTTTCTGTGCTTCCTATGTTATTTACCTGGACAAAGAGAATGCTTCCAGCAATTTATGATATCAGATGGATGATGATAGTTGGTGGCTATTTATCAAAGAAAAAGAGACCTGTTCCGGCTGGTAAATTTAATGCTGGTCAAAAAGCATGGTATTGGATCGCTATCCCTGGTGGTATCGTTATGATAATTACTGGTGCGATTATGTATTTTACAGACTTCAAAGAGCCAGCGGTTGCTTCTTGGTTTGGTCTTACACAAATTGATCTTTTAAGATACAGCGTAATTATCCATAACTGTCTTGGCATCGCATGTGCAGTATTTTTCTTAGTTCATATTTATATGGCAGCTATTGCTATTCATGGTGCTATTTGGTCGATGATTACTGGATATAAAGAGGAAGAAGAAGTTTATGTTCTTCATCACTACTGGTACCAAGAGCTCGTTAGAGAAAATAAAATTCCAGTATCTGATTATGAAAAGTCTTATACAAATTTAAAATAATTAACTTTACTTTGATCTTGCTAGTAAGCGAGGTCAAAGCTCTATTTTATCTCAAATTTATACATTAAAATTTTTAAAATAATTAATATTTTTTGGCTATAATCCAAACTAGTTTCAAGGTTTGAAATACTAATTGCAAAAGGAAAAATCATGACAACAATTGATTGTAGAAATTTAGAGTGTCCAAAGCCAGTCATAATGACAAAAAATGCACTTGATGGCTTAAGTGAAGGTGAAAGCTTAGAAATTTTGGTAAATGCACTAGCCCCAAAAGAAAATATTTCAAGATTTTTAAAAAATCAAAATATAAACTTTAGCCTCGAAAGCAATGGCAACGAAACTAAAATTTTAGCTACAAAAGGCAAAAATGCACTTGAGCTTACAAATTTTGATGAGTTTGTCTGTGACATAACACCAAAAAATAATAAAGTACTCTATCTGAATGAAGAGTGCGCGGGAAGTGGCGAAGTAGGAATAAATTTACTATCAAAATTCTTAGGAGCATTTCTTCAAGTTGAGAAAAAACCAAAGATAATAATCTGCGTAAATAACGCTGTAAAGATGACTACAAACCGCTCACACCCAAGCTTTAAGCCGCTTAAAGATCTTGAAGCTGCTGGTGTTAAAATTTTAAGCTGCGGAAGCTGCTTGGAGGCTTATAAGCTAGTAAGCGATCTTGCGATTGGCGAAATTTCAAATGCTTATGAGATCATCGACATACTCTCAACTCACGAGCAAATCAAACTATGATCTACCACGACAAAAAGCTTACGCAGTTTGTTAGAGCCGCTGGTTGAGCTGCTAAGCTTGACCCGTCGGGTCTAAACAAAACGATTAGTAGTTTAAATTTATCTCATCCAAATCTGCTCTCAAGCACCAATTCTAATGAGGATGCGAGTGTCTTTAAAATTTCAAGTGATCTTGCACTTGTTCAAACGCTTGATTTTATAACGCCTGTGGTAAACGATCCATTTATCTACGGACAAATCGCTGCCGCAAATAGCCTAAGCGACGTCTTTGCAATGGGTGGCGAGGTGATAAATGCTCTAAATATCGTGGGTTTTGATAGCTGCAACTTGGCACCTGAAATTTTAGGTGAAATTTTGCAAGGCGGAGCCGATAAAGTAAAAGAGTGTGGTGGCATTATTGTTGGTGGGCATACGATCGAGACACAGCAGATGTATTATGGACTTAGCGTCACTGGAAGGGTTCATCCTGATAAATTTTGGGCAAATAATACTGCCATAAATGGCAATGTTTTGATACTTACAAAGCCCCTTGGAAGCGGCATTTTAAGCACAGCAATAAAGGCTGATTTATTAAGCATGGAGCAGATAAAAGAGGCTGCAACTATCATGGCACAGCTAAATTTTTATGCATTAAAGGCACTTGATGACATCAAAGTCTACGGCGCTACTGATGTGACTGGATTTGGCTTTTTGGGACATTTAAGCGAAATGCTAAATGAAAAGATCAGTTTTGAAATTTATGAAAAAAACGTGCCAATCATTGCAAGTGCAAAGGAATTTGCAGATATGGGCATTATTCCAGAAGGAAGCTATAAAAACCGCGAATTTGCAAAGCATTTTGTAGACAAAGAAGCTGACATTTTACTATTTGACGCACAAACTTCTGGTGGACTTTTGCTTGCAGTTGGTGAAAAGGACGCGATGCTCGCAGTAAAACGCTTAAAAGAAGTAGGCTACGAGCACTCAACTATCGTTGGTTCTGCGGTGTCAAAGAGCGAGTTTGGTATATTTTTAAGATAAATTTTTAAAAATAGCATGCTATCTCATTGCGTTAGTGAAATCTTTTAATTTACTTAGCCATTCTATAATTTCAAAAACTACAAAGGAGAGATGATGAATTATCTTGAAATTTTAAAATTTCGTCATGCTTGCAAGGTTTTTGACGAAAGCAAAAAAATCGGTGCTGGTGAGTTTGATTTTATACTAGAGGCTGGCAGGTTAAGCCCTAGTTCAACTGGCCTTGAGCAGTGGGATATCTTAGTCGTTCAAAATAAAGAGCTTAGAGAAAAAATAAAAGCTCTTTCATGGAATCAAGCGCAAATCACATCTTGCTCGCATTTAGTTGTCGTTTTAGCTAAGATCAAAGAGGTAAAATTTGGAAGCACCTACGTTAATAAAATGATCGCTAGAAATACCAATAAAGATCCTGAAGCCATTGCTGCAAGACAAAAATTTTACCATGACTTTTTGCTAGCAAATTTTAAAAATGATGATGAGCTAACATTTCAGTGGTCACATGAGCAATGCATGATAATCGCCACAAATATGATGAATGCAGCCGCGAGTTTGGGCATTGATAGTTGCCCGATAGAAGGCTTTGACAGACATGCTTTAAATAAACTTTTAGGGCTTGATGAGAGCTTTCAAAGAGTGGCTATCGTGGTGCCATTTGGCTACCGCCTAAATCCACAACCAAAAAAACTTCGCAGAGAAATTTCTGATATCGTTACTTGGATCTATTAAGATATTTGAGCCAAATTTTAAATAAATTTTTGGCTCAATTTTAAAAAACCAATAAATTCTAAATAAATACTTACCTTTATAAACCCAAATCAAGTAAAAATGGGATAAAATCAGAGCCAAAACCTAAACTAACGAGGTGTCTATCGTGCTTGAGAAACAAAAAACCAGCCTTCAAATAGTAAAAATGTTTTATACAAAGGCTATTTTACTTCTACTCTCATTTATATTTTTAGCATTATTTGTAGTTTGTGCCGGTACGAACGATATAAAGTATGATCTTAGCTCAACTAATTCGAATATAAAATCATCAATCTCAAATAGCTTTTTTATAATAAAAAACGATCTATTTTTAAAATCAAAAATGGTTGAAGCAGGTCTTAGTGATATACTATTTGATAAAAATTCAACAAAAAACGATCTTTATATAGCTTTTTACGTTTTTGATAAAAATAGAAATTTAATTTATTCAAAGAGATTTTTAGGTGCTGATGACATAGCCGAAAAGGATCTATCTCGGCTTAGGTTAAACGAGACAGATGCTGGAAAATTTACAGTATCGGATCGAGTTTATAAAAACAGTCGTTTTAGAGACATTTATGCATCTTATGGACTAAAAAATGGAGGCAGCATTTTAGTTCAAATTGATATAAAATTTTTACAAAACTACACTAATGTAGATTACGATGAGAAAACCAAAACTTATGCTTATTTGGTGGATAAATATGGAAATTTATCAAGAGATGAGTTTTATAAAAAATTTGATGAATCGATGTTTTTGCCTTATGTGAGTCTTGGCGACGAGTTTAAAGAGGATAAAATAATATTTTCTTTAAGCCACATGAACTTTTATCTCATAAGCTATATGCCAGAGTATAAAATTTTTGTTATTACTGCTTCAACGAAGCATTTTCATATCTTTATGCAGTTTGTGTTATTTTGGCTATCGATCTTTTGTTTTATATCTTCTTTAATATTATGGGTTAGAGATGTAAAATTTATAAAAAATAGAATAATGCCAGCTTTAAAAGAGGTAAGAGATACTTTAGATGGCGATGAATACGAGATAAAACGAAGCCTTAATGTAACAGAATTTGAAGATATAAAAAATGGAATAAACAAGCTAAAGATAGAAACCAAAAAAGCAACTGATGGGCTAGAAGAATACAAAAGTAGATTTGGCTATATTTTTGAGCAAAGCTTTTTGAAAATAGTGGTTTATGATGCTTATAGCGGCGATATTATTGATGCTAGTAATGCATTTTTATCTTCTGTTGGCTACACAAAAGATGAGATTATAGAGCTAAATTTAAATGATTTAATAGATGACGATTTTGCATTGTTTATGCAAATGAAACAAGATGCTCAAAATAGCGATATGAGTTTTAAAATCAAGCTAAAAACAAAAGATGGCAGCACTAAAGAGGGATTTTTACAAGAGTCGCAGATCGAGCTAAGGGATTCTAGGCTAAATTTTATGCTTATACATGAGCTAGACGATGGAAAATTTACGAAAAAGGATAACGAAGCAATAAATGATTATTCGTTTTTATCGCCAAATGTAATAGCAGAAGCATTAAGTAGCGATCCATTTTCTATCGTAAGAAGTACGCAAAATATCGATAGTGTCTTTAAAGTCGCACAAGATAAGAAGCTTATAAATTTAAAAGATCTAATAAGCCCTGAAAGTTTAGATGAGGTTGCTGTAAATATTTCTAATGAATCTAAAAAATTCTTTGAAAAAGGTAGCAAAAATAGCGAGATAAATCTCGTAGCCAATATGCAAACAAATGAAAACAACAAAACGCCATTTAAAATAAAAGTAAAATTTATTGATAATGGTGCTGATAAAGAGCGAAAGATCATCTACTTTTTTAATGACTTAAGTGATATAGCAAAGTTGCAAGAAAAATATGATGCTGAATTAAAATATTTTCAAAGCATACTTTGGGCAAGCCAAGCGCTTGTCTTTTCATGGGATAAAAAAAGCGACACCCTTTATATCCCAAATGCTATCGCCAAGTCGCTCGGATATGCATTAAATGGGGATATGAGTATAAATTTTGAACGTGCAAAAACTATATTTGTAGATGAATTTGTAAGCTTTAAGGACTTTTTTGACCTTATAAAAAAAGGTGAAGTATATGATGGCGAAGTGCGTTTTTATAGGGCTGATAAAGAGATTATTTATGTAAGGATTAGAGCAAAAGCAATAGCCTTTTATGATGGTGAAGCAAGCGTTATAAAGGGCACAATGCAAGATCTTAGTGTGCAAAATAGCTTTTTTTCTTATCAAGACCTTTTAGCAAAAATTTTCTCATACGCAAAAGAGCAAATTATTATGCTTGATGATGAGTTTAGGATCATAGATGCTAATGACGCTTTTTTCGATACGCTTGACATTTCTAGAGATAAAAATTTTATAGAGAAAATTTACTCAAAAGATATAATAAATTTTAAAAACGGACTAAAAGATATTAAAGATGAAATTTTAAATTCAATTAAAATAACTGGCTTTTGGCAAGGTCTTATTCATGATGTTCGAAGCAAAAATAGACTCGAAGTCATAAGCATAAGCAAGCTTTTAAACGCGTTTGGCGATCAAGAGGGATATATTTTGTTAGCTTCAAGCGCAAATGATGACTGCTACAATAAAGAGTATCTCGAATTTATCGCATATCACGATACGCTAACTGGACTACCAAATAGATTTTTACTTTTTAATAAGCTAGAAAATCTGCTAAAACAAGCGAAAAAAAGCTTAAAAATAGCAGCTTTTTATGTTGATTTTGATAATTTTAAATCGATAAATGACGGATACGGACATCAAGTAGGCGATAAAATCCTAATAGAAATTTCAAAAAAAATAGATGAAATTTTTCCAAAACAAGGAATATTTGCAAGAATAGGCGGGGACGAGTTTATAGGTGCTATGCCTTATGAAAATTTGGGAGAAATTTACGAAACTGCTGAAAACATCTTAAGAGCGGGACAGAGTAAAATTTCTATTGATGATGAGAAAAAACTTAGCGTAAGTATTGGTATTAGCTTAAGTAGCGATGCGCTTAGTGTTGATGATCTAATTGAAAGAGCTGATTGGGCTATGTATCAAGCAAAGCTTAATGGAAAAAATAAATATTATGTATTTAACTCGAAAAAAGATACGTACTTTAAAAATGAATATAGAGATGACTCAAAGATCATTGAAGCTATCGATGCTGGCGAGATGTTCTTGCTTTATCAGCCTGAGATTGATATAAAAAGTGGGGAAGTTAGCAGTTTTGAGGCATTTATTAGATGGAAAAATGGCGATAAGATATTAAGGCCATCAGACTTCTTACCGCTTGCAAAAGGCTCAAAAGCAGTTGTTGCTATCGCATTATTTACACTAAAAGATGCTTTAAAAGCTAGGGCTGTATGGCTAAAAGAGGGGATAAATGCAAAAGTTAGAGTAAATTTATGCATTAAAAAGCTAATGACTTCTGAGCTTTTTGAGAAATTTAAAAAGCTTTTAAAAGATGAGCAGCTAGACGCTAATGGGCTAATCATAGATATCGTTGACTCCGCAAGTGGCGTAAATTTAGATGATGTTGTTAGATATATCGATGCTTATAAGGAGCTAGGCGTTAGCTTTTCGCTTGATGATTTTGCATCTTATTCAGGCTCGGTAGAAGCTTTAGGCATGTTAAAAACAAATAGATTTAATATAGATAAAAGATTTTGCAAACAAATTTTTGATTCAGTAGAAGCACTAAAGACCATACGCATGATAAAGTATGTATCAGATACATTTAATTTTGATGTCATGATAAAAAATTTAGAAGATAAAAGCATGCTTGAAATTTTTGTTGGATTTGGCTTTAGTAGATTTCAAGGACGGCTTTTTGCACCAGAGCTTAGCCTGGATGATGTGCTCAAATTTAAATTTGCTCTATCATCTCCGCTAAATGTAAGAAATTTTCAAGATGATGAGAACTACAATATGCTTTGCAAAATAGTAGGCGTAAAAGAGCTTATGACTCGTTTGATAAATTTACTTAAATGCGATGAAAAAATAAGCGAAAAATTAAAAAGCGAAATAGCAAATCAAGTAGATGATATCAGAACAATAAATGAAAAATTAGCTGAAATTTTAGATACGATCCTTGTAAAAATAGACAAAGAGAACGTAATAAATTTAGCTAATGAGGCAATTTTATTATGCGATAATGATCTAAATTTGAGTGGAGCGAATAAATAATGAATGAAAATGCTTTAAATGTTTATGAGCATGAAATCCCAAATGGAAGCAAGCTGTACTTTGCCAGTAGTGCAAAGCTAAAGAGGCAGATCGAGCAAAAAGCTAGTGAAATTTTAGAAAATGAAGGCTTTAGCGAGATCGTAACGCCATTTTTCTCATATCACCAGCATTTAAGTGTAGATGCGACAAATCTTTTGCGTTTTAGCGATAGTCTAAATCACGAAATAAGCCTAAGAGCTGATAGCACGGTAGATACTGTAAGGATCGTGCTTAGAAGACTAAAGGCAAACGAATCAAAAAGATGGTTTTATATCCAGCCAGTCTTTCGCTATCCAAGCCAAGAAATTTATCAAATCGGAGCCGAACTAATCGGTGAAAATGATGTTTTAAAAAGCATAAATATCGTAGCAAAGCTTATTGATGAGCTAAAAATGGATACATTTTTGCAAGTGAGCAATATACAAATTCCAAGAGTGATTTGTGAAATTTTAAGCGTGCCTATTGAAATTTTTGAAAATGGGCAAATGGAAAAAATTTTATCTCAAAATGTTCCATGGCTAAGCGCTCTTGCTCTTTTAAAGTCAGTTGATGAGTTGGATGAAGTGATTAAAATTTCTCCAAGCAAACTAAAAGAACCGCTTGAAAATTTGAGAAATTTAGCCAGTGCTTTAGAATATAAAAATTTAAGAATAGTTCCGCTATATTACTCGAAAATGAGATATTACGATAGTTTATTTTTTAGATTTTTAAGAAATAACAGCATAATAGCAAGTGGTGGCAGCTACGAAATAGACGGAAAAATAAATAGTGGTTTTGCTGTTTATACAGATGCATTGATAGAAGAAAAAATTAATTTAAGGAAGTAAGAATGAGAAAGGCTGATTTGGTAGTTGGAGTTCAATGGGGTGATGAGGGTAAAGGTAAGATAGTTGATATGCTAGGACTAAACTATGACATGATCTGTCGCTCACAGGGTGGTCATAATGCCGGTCATACAATCTGGGTTGATGGCGTTAGATACGCGCTTCACCTTGTTCCAAGTGGAATTTTGCATAAAAATATCATAAATATCATTGGCAATGGCGTTGTTGTTTGTCCAGAAGTGTTAATCACTGAAATGGCACAGTTTGAAAATTTAGAGGGAAGGCTTTATATTAGCGATAAAGCACATTTAAATCTAAGCTATCATAGCCAAATCGATCAAGCAAAAGAGAGACTAAAAGGCGAAAAAGCAATCGGTACGACTGGCAAAGGAATCGGACCAACTTATGCTGATAAAATAAGTAGAAGCGGTCACAGAGTAGGCGAATTACTTGAACCAGAGCGTTTGTGCGATGCTTTAATGCATGATTTTGAGACAAACAAATGCGTATTTGACGCACTTGGTGTAAAAATTCCTAATGAGAATGAATTGCTTGAAGAGCTAAAAAGATATAAAGAGGTTTTAGCTCCATTTATCGCAAATACTACAAACCTAGTATGGAAGGCACTTGATGAAAATAAAAAGGTATTACTTGAAGGCGCTCAAGGCACGCTTTTAGATATCGACCATGGCACATATCCATACGTAACTAGCTCAAATACCATAAGTGCAGGTGCTTGCACAGGTCTTGGACTAAATCCAAAAGAAATCGGTGAAGTAATAGGCGTCATAAAGGCCTATACGACTCGTGTTGGCTTTGGTCCTTTCCCAACAGAAGACAAAGGCACGAGTGGCGATAAGATGTGTGATATCGGTAAGGAATTTGGCACAACAACAGGCCGCCGCAGACGTTGTGGCTGGTTTGATGCTGTGAGTGTAAAATATGCTTCAAGACTCGATGGTGTCGATACTTATGCACTTATGAAGCTTGATGTGCTTGATGGATTTGAAGTGGTAAAAATTTGTAAAGCTTATCAATATAATGGTGAAACTATCGATTATATGCCGACAGATCTTGAAAATGCAACTCCTATCTATGAAGAACTTGCAGGCTGGGATAGCGTAAAAGGCATAAGCAAATATGAAGATCTGCCAGCAAATGCAAGAGCTTATATCGAGCGAATAGAAGAGCTAACTGGCGTAAAGATCGGATACATCTCAACAAGCCCTGAAAGAAGCGATACGATCATTAGATGAAAAGTAAATTCACCTCTATCGTCCGTGTAAAAAAACAAGAGATAGATAAGGTAGAGGCAAAGCTCGCCGTTGCTAGGCTTAATGTAAGAAATTTTGAAGAAAATTTAGTGCATTTAAGAGCAAGGCTTGAGGAGTTTTGCTTGCCAAAAAGTGGCAATATAGGCGAGCTAAAGGAAAATTTAGAGTTTATAAAGATAGCAAGGCAAGAGTTAAATGCCTGCAAAGAGAGCCTTGAAATAGCTAAAAAAGAGGTTTCGCATTACGAACATAAATATAAAAATGCAAATTTAGAGTACGAAAAGATGAAATATCTAGAAAAAGAAGAGTTTAAAAAAGAGATAAAACGCATACAAAAGGCTGAAGCACTTGCACTTGATGAGTTTGCAGTAATGAAATTTACAACTAAGAGCGAGTTGTGATGAGAGCGGTTTTATTATTCTTAACTATTTTAAATTTTGCATTTTGTTTTGAAGTACCAGTTGACTGTACGCAAATTTTTGAAGCTAGAAAAGAAGAAATTTCAAAGGAACTTGAGATCATAGATGAACAGCGTCAAGCTTTAGAAGTATTTCGCGCAAGCTCGGCAGCAGCCTATGAAGAAAATAATAAAAAGCTTGCCAAAAAAGAAGCTGACCTAAATGCGACAATGAAAGTGATCGAGCAAAAACGCAAAGAGATCGATGAAGTGGTCGCCAAAAATGAGAAAATTTTAAAAGAACTTCGCACAATGACTAGTGATAAAGTCAATGAGTCGTATTCTAAGATGAAAGATGGCGCGGCAGCTGAGGTGCTCTCTAAAATGCCTAGATCAAACGCAGCCACCATACTTTATGCTCTTGATGCCAAAAAGATATCAACTATCATGGCAAAAATGGATCCAAAAGTAGCATCTGAGATCACCACTTTGCTTCAAAAAGGGCCACCATTTGCTGATGAAAAAGGCGATATGCCAACTCCAGCTGGTAGCATAAATATACAGTAATAAATTTTTGCACAGGCAAGTAAAATTTTAAAAAATTTAGACACTAAAATATAAAGCTCTATACTTATAAATTTTTAATTTTAAGCTCACCTAACTTTAGCTTGCATACTTTTGTGGTGGCTATTTTTTAACTAAACTTGCTACGACCCCAACTCCAAGGATGGCTAGAATGATAAAAAGGCTAATTTGTGCAGAAATTTCAAAACCGATATGAAAGATATGAGCAGTCGCATTTACAGCTAGCTTTGCTGCGATAAAAAATAAAAGCACGATCACAGAAATGTCTAGATATTTTAAAAAA
It includes:
- the nspC gene encoding carboxynorspermidine decarboxylase, coding for MNEILKSIKTPAYVCEEAKVRKNLELLKYVKEQSGAKILVALKGFAFSGVMDMVGSYLDGATCSGLHEAKFANEYVKGEIHTYSPAFKEEDFDEILKISKHITFNSFAQWQKFKGIALENGIICGLRVNPEVSLAPTDSYNPCGKFSRLGITRANFKPELLDGISGLHFHALCEESASSLQTVLEAFEEKFGEFIPKMKWINMGGGHHITRADYDVELLIKIIRRFREKYGVEVYLEPGEAVGWQTGFLISSVLDIVHNEKDIAILDTSAEAHMPDTVLMPYRPAVRGESENGKFAYRFGGNTCLAGDIVGLEADDAEYKFDSELKIGDRVIFEDQIHYTIVKNTTFNGIKLPDLVLLKENGEVKMIREFGYEEYKRRN
- the yedF gene encoding sulfurtransferase-like selenium metabolism protein YedF; this translates as MTTIDCRNLECPKPVIMTKNALDGLSEGESLEILVNALAPKENISRFLKNQNINFSLESNGNETKILATKGKNALELTNFDEFVCDITPKNNKVLYLNEECAGSGEVGINLLSKFLGAFLQVEKKPKIIICVNNAVKMTTNRSHPSFKPLKDLEAAGVKILSCGSCLEAYKLVSDLAIGEISNAYEIIDILSTHEQIKL
- a CDS encoding NAD(P)H-dependent oxidoreductase; translated protein: MNYLEILKFRHACKVFDESKKIGAGEFDFILEAGRLSPSSTGLEQWDILVVQNKELREKIKALSWNQAQITSCSHLVVVLAKIKEVKFGSTYVNKMIARNTNKDPEAIAARQKFYHDFLLANFKNDDELTFQWSHEQCMIIATNMMNAAASLGIDSCPIEGFDRHALNKLLGLDESFQRVAIVVPFGYRLNPQPKKLRREISDIVTWIY
- the selD gene encoding selenide, water dikinase SelD — encoded protein: MIYHDKKLTQFVRAAGUAAKLDPSGLNKTISSLNLSHPNLLSSTNSNEDASVFKISSDLALVQTLDFITPVVNDPFIYGQIAAANSLSDVFAMGGEVINALNIVGFDSCNLAPEILGEILQGGADKVKECGGIIVGGHTIETQQMYYGLSVTGRVHPDKFWANNTAINGNVLILTKPLGSGILSTAIKADLLSMEQIKEAATIMAQLNFYALKALDDIKVYGATDVTGFGFLGHLSEMLNEKISFEIYEKNVPIIASAKEFADMGIIPEGSYKNREFAKHFVDKEADILLFDAQTSGGLLLAVGEKDAMLAVKRLKEVGYEHSTIVGSAVSKSEFGIFLR
- a CDS encoding MoaD/ThiS family protein translates to MIEIEFLGPIGLENIKVEAKNLGEVKEALSEKEELKKWLNICAVAVNDEIVSDINFALKSGDKISILPPVCGG
- a CDS encoding formate dehydrogenase subunit gamma, which encodes MTRILTLLFTLFVTAMATQGPTGVNQYNSAIWAAERIENIKPYEQGLGPIFTFIQGNDYFAIAALSIILAVIGAFALHFLIIGPKHFSHDGKKVFAFSLIIRIAHGLAAISWIILVPTGIIIMWGAELGGGTFVRFCRYLHDTATVIFAVSVLPMLFTWTKRMLPAIYDIRWMMIVGGYLSKKKRPVPAGKFNAGQKAWYWIAIPGGIVMIITGAIMYFTDFKEPAVASWFGLTQIDLLRYSVIIHNCLGIACAVFFLVHIYMAAIAIHGAIWSMITGYKEEEEVYVLHHYWYQELVRENKIPVSDYEKSYTNLK